Proteins encoded in a region of the Terriglobales bacterium genome:
- a CDS encoding PEGA domain-containing protein — protein sequence MPGGANAFFLDDGTPVKLRIGRTVSSADAQVGETVDFEVLEEVRVGDLVVVPKGGLAWATVTEAQPKRRLGRAGKLGLNIDSVKLVDGEKAALRAVKDVKGAGHGGAVTGAVVATAIVFWPAAPLFLLIHGKDITIPKGTEITAYINGAMPLDHSKFDPVAKSPATVATAAPVAAAQLQITSDPDAADIQVDGAFVGNTPSTVSVPAGEHDLEISKTGYLSWKRHLRALGGDVHINAKLEAEPQSQPK from the coding sequence ATGCCTGGCGGCGCCAACGCTTTCTTCCTGGACGACGGTACCCCGGTCAAGCTCCGCATTGGGCGCACGGTTTCGTCTGCCGACGCACAGGTAGGCGAGACGGTCGATTTTGAGGTCCTGGAGGAAGTGAGGGTGGGCGACCTGGTCGTTGTTCCAAAGGGCGGACTAGCTTGGGCCACGGTGACTGAGGCTCAGCCCAAGCGCCGCCTTGGGCGGGCGGGCAAGCTTGGCCTGAACATCGACTCTGTGAAGCTCGTCGACGGCGAGAAAGCCGCACTCCGCGCCGTGAAAGATGTGAAGGGCGCCGGCCACGGCGGGGCTGTGACCGGGGCCGTGGTCGCGACTGCCATCGTTTTTTGGCCCGCCGCACCGCTCTTCCTGCTCATCCATGGGAAGGACATCACCATCCCCAAGGGAACCGAGATCACGGCCTACATCAACGGAGCTATGCCGCTCGACCATTCTAAGTTCGACCCAGTCGCAAAGAGCCCTGCGACAGTAGCGACCGCTGCTCCAGTTGCAGCTGCTCAACTCCAAATCACGTCCGACCCCGACGCTGCCGACATCCAGGTCGATGGCGCCTTCGTGGGGAACACGCCCTCCACGGTCTCTGTCCCTGCCGGTGAGCACGACCTGGAGATATCCAAGACCGGGTACCTCTCCTGGAAGCGTCACCTTCGTGCCTTGGGTGGCGATGTCCACATCAACGCTAAGCTTGAGGCCGAGCCACAGAGCCAGCCCAAGTGA